A window of the Brachyhypopomus gauderio isolate BG-103 chromosome 14, BGAUD_0.2, whole genome shotgun sequence genome harbors these coding sequences:
- the LOC143474512 gene encoding basement membrane-specific heparan sulfate proteoglycan core protein-like isoform X4, whose product MNYMSQYHEYHTSGDQRSQINPQTPNKSSDPDKERPTAVASIDPDPQVFVGETVTLTCDIKGGGVYRWRYSWNEEGSKSIVSDAQVYRISYVTASHAGKYTCTVTETGGSRYSHTSDAVTLTVSDKPTATVSVSPQSSVYTGDTVTLNCEVHPYVGWTYQLYWYRSDAPLTTWTEIAKNTKTISQKAIALGSIKYACMAHRGNFSTYYRDVEITVTERPTAVASIKPDTQVFVGETVTLTCDIKGGDVYWWWYSWKKEGSYGVVSVAQVYRISDVTESHTGKYTCRGTEDGGSRYSHTSDAVTLTVSERPTAVASIEPDPQVFDGETVTLTCDIKGGGDTRWQYSWMKRGSDSLVSSVQEYTISYVTESDTGKYTCRGTFAGGSRYSHTSDAVTLTVSERPTAVASIKPDSHVFVGETVTLRCTIDGGGATRWQYSWNEEGSYRHVHSSQVFTVSPVTKSHAGKYTCSRTFEGGSRYSHTSNAVTLTVSDKPTATVSVSPQSSVYTGDTVTLNCEVHPYVGWTFQLYWYRSYAPLTMWTEIAKNTKTINQKAIALGSIKYACMAQRGNFSTYYRDVEITVTERPTAVVSIKPGPQVFVGETVTLTCDIKGGDVYWWWYSWKKEGSYGVVSIDQEYRISYVRKAHTGKYTCNGTEDGGSRYSHTSAAVTLTVSERPTAVASIDPDPQVFVGETVTLTCDIKGGGATRWQYSWMKDSPASLVSHEQVYTVNDVKDYHTGKYTCRGTFAGGSRYSHTSDAVTLTVSAVKPKPELTSSLQGAALIGNPVTLYCKLEQSAGWRFYWSKHTQNPDNETSTETSSTTISSVMPSDGGQYWCRAGRGNPVYYTHYSDALWVNVTGVSSLVSLIISPNRSQHFSGHSLSLSCEDQSHSTAWTVMKYTQNRSVSDCSSGWGSVTGSTCTISSLSISHTGVYWCQSESAGSNNAVNITVHDGDVILDSPVHPVTEGDSLTLRCLCSQTPSNLTASFYKDGSPFQTQTTGQITIRAVSKSDEGLYYCKYPEGGESPHSWVSVRGSGSSDVPVGLIVGLCLTLLFIILLILLWSFKKNKGSGSPSPPTGRQQNTSQSCSGPGSSLSGPSLLQPGSDHVYANVGNRISADNTSTGPLDGTYALIELKNFRRHSRDDGAGPSDVIYAEIEIQTDNAGPSVVTYADIEVKAKKKPKRTGKTREASGGACTLYSELTQTSANGL is encoded by the exons ATGAATTATATGAGCCAGT ATCACGAGTACCACACCAGTGGTGACCAAAGAAGTCAAATAAATCCTCAGACACCAAATAAATCCTCAGACCCAGACAAAG aaagaccaacagcAGTGGCCTCCATAGATCCTGATCCACAGGTATTTGTGGGAGAGACTGTCACTCTCACATGTGACATAAAGGGAGGAGGTGTTTACCGGTGGCGGTACAGCTGGAATGAAGAGGGATCAAAAAGTATTGTGAGCGATGCTCAGGTGTACAGAATCAGTTATGTTACAGCATCTCATGCAGGTAAATACACCTGTACAGTAACAGAGACAGGAGGATCCCGCTACTCCCACACCAGTGATGCTGTTACACTGACTGTATCAG ATAAACCTACAGCAACCGTGAGTGTGAGTCCTCAAAGTTCTGTCTACACTGGAGACACTGTTACTCTGAACTGTGAGGTGCATCCGTATGTTGGATGGACATATCAACTGTATTGGTACAGAAGTGATGCACCTCTCACAACGTGGACTGAGATAgctaaaaacacaaaaacaataaGTCAGAAAGCAATTGCCTTAGGAAGTATCAAGTATGCTTGCATGGCGCACAGGGGAAACTTCTCCACATATTACAGAGATGTAGAGATCACAGTAACAG aaagaccaacagcTGTGGCCTCCATAAAGCCTGATACACAGGTATTTGTGGGAGAGACTGTCACTCTCACATGTGACATAAAGGGAGGAGATGTCTACTGGTGGTGGTACAGCTGGAAGAAAGAGGGATCATATGGTGTTGTAAGCGTTGCTCAGGTGTACAGAATCAGTGATGTTACAGAGTCACATACAGGTAAATACACCTGTAGAGGAACAGAGGATGGAGGATCCCGCTACTCCCACACCAGTGATGCTGTTACACTGACTGTATCAG aaagaccaacagcTGTGGCCTCCATAGAGCCTGATCCACAGGTATTTGATGGAGAGACTGTCACTCTCACATGTGACATAAAGGGAGGAGGTgacactaggtggcagtacagctGGATGAAAAGGGGATCAGACAGTCTTGTGAGCAGTGTTCAGGAGTACACAATCAGTTATGTTACAGAGTCTGATACAGGTAAATACACCTGTAGAGGAACATTTGCAGGAGGATCCCGCTACTCCCACACCAGTGATGCTGTTACACTGACTGTATCAG AAAGACCAACAGCTGTGGCCTCCATAAAGCCTGATTCACATGTATTTGTGGGAGAGACTGTCACTCTCAGATGTACCATAGATGGAGGAGgtgccactaggtggcagtacagctGGAATGAAGAGGGATCATACAGACATGTCCACAGTAGTCAGGTGTTCACAGTAAGTCCTGTTACAAAGTCTCATGCAGGTAAATACACCTGTAGTAGAACATTTGAAGGAGGATCCCGCTACTCCCACACCAGTAATGCTGTTACACTGACTGTATCAG ATAAACCTACAGCAACCGTGAGTGTGAGTCCTCAAAGTTCTGTCTACACTGGAGACACTGTTACTCTGAACTGTGAGGTGCATCCGTATGTTGGATGGACATTTCAACTGTATTGGTACAGAAGTTATGCACCTCTCACAATGTGGACTGAGATAgctaaaaacacaaaaacaataaATCAGAAAGCAATTGCCTTAGGAAGTATCAAGTATGCTTGCATGGCGCAGAGGGGAAACTTCTCCACATATTACAGAGATGTAGAGATCACAGTAACAG AAAGACCAACAGCTGTGGTCTCTATAAAGCCTGGTCCACAGGTATTTGTGGGAGAGACTGTCACTCTCACATGTGACATAAAGGGAGGAGATGTCTACTGGTGGTGGTACAGCTGGAAGAAAGAGGGATCATACGGTGTTGTAAGCATTGATCAGGAGTACAGAATCAGTTATGTTAGAAAGGCTCATACAGGTAAATACACCTGTAATGGAACAGAGGATGGAGGATCCCGCTACTCCCACACCAGTGCTGCTGTTACACTGACTGTATCAG aaagaccaacagcTGTGGCCTCCATAGATCCTGATCCACAGGTATTTGTGGGAGAGACTGTCACTCTCACATGTGACATAAAGGGAGGAGgtgccactaggtggcagtacagctGGATGAAAGACAGTCCAGCCAGTCTCGTCAGCCATGAACAGGTGTACACAGTCAATGATGTTAAAGATTATCATACAGGTAAATACACCTGTAGAGGAACATTTGCAGGAGGATCCCGCTACTCCCACACCAGTGATGCTGTTACACTGACTGTATCAG CAGTGAAACCTAAACCTGAACTCACATCCAGCCTTCAAGGAGCTGCACTGATAGGAAACCCAGTGACTCTGTACTGTAAGCTGGAGCAGTCTGCTGGGTGGAGGTTTTACtggtccaaacacacacagaacccggATAATGAGACCAGCACTGAAACCAGCTCCACCACCATCAGCTCAGTGATGCCCTCTGATGGAGGCCAGTACTGGTGCAGAGCTGGAAGAGGAAACccagtctactacacacactacagtgaTGCACTCTGGGTAAACGTTACTG GTGTGTCTTCTCTAGTCTCTCTGATCATCAGTCCCAACAGAAGTCAACACTTCAGtggtcactctctctcactgagCTGTGAGGACCAGAGTCACTCTACTGCATGGACAGTCATGAAATACACACAGAACAGGAGTGTGTCAGATTGTTCATCAGGCTGGGGATCAGTTACAGGATCTACATGCACCATCAGCTCTCTCTCCATATCCCACACTGGAGTCTACTGGTGTCAGTCTGAATCTGCAGGGAGCAATAATGCTGTCAACATCACAGTGCATG ATGGTGATGTGATCCTGGACAGTCCTGTCCACCCCGTGACTGAGGGAGATTCTCTCACTCTACGATGTTTATGCAGCCAGACACCTTCAAACCTCACAGCGTCCTTCTATAAAGATGGATCACCCTTTCAGACTCAGACCACAGGACAGATAACCATCCGTGCTGTCTCAAAATCAGACGAGGGTCTCTACTACTGTAAATACCCAGAGGGTGGAGAGTCTCCACACAGCTGGGTCTCAGTCAGAG GTTCTGGGTCCAGTGATGTACCAGTTGGATTGATCGTGGGACTCTGTTTAACCCTGTTGTTCATTATCTTACTTATCTTACTCTGGAGCTTTAAGAAGAACAAAG GTTCAGGATCTCCGTCTCCCCCTACTGGACGTCAGCAGAACACTAGCCAGAGCTGCTCTGGGCCTGGGAGTTCTCTTTCAGGACCTTCACTGTTACAGCCAG GCAGCGATCATGTTTATGCCAATGTTGGTAATAGGATTTCAG CAGATAACACATCAACTGGACCACTGGATGGAACATATGCCCTGATTGAGCTGAAAAACTTCAGACGTCACAGTAGAG ATGATGGTGCAGGACCCAGCGATGTGATTTATGCTGAAATTGAAATACAAACAG aTAATGCAGGACCCAGTGTGGTGACTTATGCTGATATTGAAGTAAAAGCCAAGAAGAAACCAAAACGAAcag GGAAGACCAGAGAGGCCAGTGGGGGTGCGTGTACACTGTACTCAGAACTGACACAGACATCAGCTAATG GTCTCTAA
- the LOC143474512 gene encoding basement membrane-specific heparan sulfate proteoglycan core protein-like isoform X3, with amino-acid sequence MEFRRLSVILLLVLVICNVQAQDHEYHTSGDQRSQINPQTPNKSSDPDKERPTAVASIDPDPQVFVGETVTLTCDIKGGGVYRWRYSWNEEGSKSIVSDAQVYRISYVTASHAGKYTCTVTETGGSRYSHTSDAVTLTVSDKPTATVSVSPQSSVYTGDTVTLNCEVHPYVGWTYQLYWYRSDAPLTTWTEIAKNTKTISQKAIALGSIKYACMAHRGNFSTYYRDVEITVTERPTAVASIKPDTQVFVGETVTLTCDIKGGDVYWWWYSWKKEGSYGVVSVAQVYRISDVTESHTGKYTCRGTEDGGSRYSHTSDAVTLTVSERPTAVASIEPDPQVFDGETVTLTCDIKGGGDTRWQYSWMKRGSDSLVSSVQEYTISYVTESDTGKYTCRGTFAGGSRYSHTSDAVTLTVSERPTAVASIKPDSHVFVGETVTLRCTIDGGGATRWQYSWNEEGSYRHVHSSQVFTVSPVTKSHAGKYTCSRTFEGGSRYSHTSNAVTLTVSDKPTATVSVSPQSSVYTGDTVTLNCEVHPYVGWTFQLYWYRSYAPLTMWTEIAKNTKTINQKAIALGSIKYACMAQRGNFSTYYRDVEITVTERPTAVVSIKPGPQVFVGETVTLTCDIKGGDVYWWWYSWKKEGSYGVVSIDQEYRISYVRKAHTGKYTCNGTEDGGSRYSHTSAAVTLTVSERPTAVASIDPDPQVFVGETVTLTCDIKGGGATRWQYSWMKDSPASLVSHEQVYTVNDVKDYHTGKYTCRGTFAGGSRYSHTSDAVTLTVSAVKPKPELTSSLQGAALIGNPVTLYCKLEQSAGWRFYWSKHTQNPDNETSTETSSTTISSVMPSDGGQYWCRAGRGNPVYYTHYSDALWVNVTGVSSLVSLIISPNRSQHFSGHSLSLSCEDQSHSTAWTVMKYTQNRSVSDCSSGWGSVTGSTCTISSLSISHTGVYWCQSESAGSNNAVNITVHDGDVILDSPVHPVTEGDSLTLRCLCSQTPSNLTASFYKDGSPFQTQTTGQITIRAVSKSDEGLYYCKYPEGGESPHSWVSVRGSGSSDVPVGLIVGLCLTLLFIILLILLWSFKKNKGSGSPSPPTGRQQNTSQSCSGPGSSLSGPSLLQPGSDHVYANVGNRISDNTSTGPLDGTYALIELKNFRRHSRDDGAGPSDVIYAEIEIQTDNAGPSVVTYADIEVKAKKKPKRTGKTREASGGACTLYSELTQTSANGL; translated from the exons ATGGAGTTCAGACGTCTATCTGTGATACTCT TGCTGGTCCTGGTCATCTGCAATGTACAAGCTCAAG ATCACGAGTACCACACCAGTGGTGACCAAAGAAGTCAAATAAATCCTCAGACACCAAATAAATCCTCAGACCCAGACAAAG aaagaccaacagcAGTGGCCTCCATAGATCCTGATCCACAGGTATTTGTGGGAGAGACTGTCACTCTCACATGTGACATAAAGGGAGGAGGTGTTTACCGGTGGCGGTACAGCTGGAATGAAGAGGGATCAAAAAGTATTGTGAGCGATGCTCAGGTGTACAGAATCAGTTATGTTACAGCATCTCATGCAGGTAAATACACCTGTACAGTAACAGAGACAGGAGGATCCCGCTACTCCCACACCAGTGATGCTGTTACACTGACTGTATCAG ATAAACCTACAGCAACCGTGAGTGTGAGTCCTCAAAGTTCTGTCTACACTGGAGACACTGTTACTCTGAACTGTGAGGTGCATCCGTATGTTGGATGGACATATCAACTGTATTGGTACAGAAGTGATGCACCTCTCACAACGTGGACTGAGATAgctaaaaacacaaaaacaataaGTCAGAAAGCAATTGCCTTAGGAAGTATCAAGTATGCTTGCATGGCGCACAGGGGAAACTTCTCCACATATTACAGAGATGTAGAGATCACAGTAACAG aaagaccaacagcTGTGGCCTCCATAAAGCCTGATACACAGGTATTTGTGGGAGAGACTGTCACTCTCACATGTGACATAAAGGGAGGAGATGTCTACTGGTGGTGGTACAGCTGGAAGAAAGAGGGATCATATGGTGTTGTAAGCGTTGCTCAGGTGTACAGAATCAGTGATGTTACAGAGTCACATACAGGTAAATACACCTGTAGAGGAACAGAGGATGGAGGATCCCGCTACTCCCACACCAGTGATGCTGTTACACTGACTGTATCAG aaagaccaacagcTGTGGCCTCCATAGAGCCTGATCCACAGGTATTTGATGGAGAGACTGTCACTCTCACATGTGACATAAAGGGAGGAGGTgacactaggtggcagtacagctGGATGAAAAGGGGATCAGACAGTCTTGTGAGCAGTGTTCAGGAGTACACAATCAGTTATGTTACAGAGTCTGATACAGGTAAATACACCTGTAGAGGAACATTTGCAGGAGGATCCCGCTACTCCCACACCAGTGATGCTGTTACACTGACTGTATCAG AAAGACCAACAGCTGTGGCCTCCATAAAGCCTGATTCACATGTATTTGTGGGAGAGACTGTCACTCTCAGATGTACCATAGATGGAGGAGgtgccactaggtggcagtacagctGGAATGAAGAGGGATCATACAGACATGTCCACAGTAGTCAGGTGTTCACAGTAAGTCCTGTTACAAAGTCTCATGCAGGTAAATACACCTGTAGTAGAACATTTGAAGGAGGATCCCGCTACTCCCACACCAGTAATGCTGTTACACTGACTGTATCAG ATAAACCTACAGCAACCGTGAGTGTGAGTCCTCAAAGTTCTGTCTACACTGGAGACACTGTTACTCTGAACTGTGAGGTGCATCCGTATGTTGGATGGACATTTCAACTGTATTGGTACAGAAGTTATGCACCTCTCACAATGTGGACTGAGATAgctaaaaacacaaaaacaataaATCAGAAAGCAATTGCCTTAGGAAGTATCAAGTATGCTTGCATGGCGCAGAGGGGAAACTTCTCCACATATTACAGAGATGTAGAGATCACAGTAACAG AAAGACCAACAGCTGTGGTCTCTATAAAGCCTGGTCCACAGGTATTTGTGGGAGAGACTGTCACTCTCACATGTGACATAAAGGGAGGAGATGTCTACTGGTGGTGGTACAGCTGGAAGAAAGAGGGATCATACGGTGTTGTAAGCATTGATCAGGAGTACAGAATCAGTTATGTTAGAAAGGCTCATACAGGTAAATACACCTGTAATGGAACAGAGGATGGAGGATCCCGCTACTCCCACACCAGTGCTGCTGTTACACTGACTGTATCAG aaagaccaacagcTGTGGCCTCCATAGATCCTGATCCACAGGTATTTGTGGGAGAGACTGTCACTCTCACATGTGACATAAAGGGAGGAGgtgccactaggtggcagtacagctGGATGAAAGACAGTCCAGCCAGTCTCGTCAGCCATGAACAGGTGTACACAGTCAATGATGTTAAAGATTATCATACAGGTAAATACACCTGTAGAGGAACATTTGCAGGAGGATCCCGCTACTCCCACACCAGTGATGCTGTTACACTGACTGTATCAG CAGTGAAACCTAAACCTGAACTCACATCCAGCCTTCAAGGAGCTGCACTGATAGGAAACCCAGTGACTCTGTACTGTAAGCTGGAGCAGTCTGCTGGGTGGAGGTTTTACtggtccaaacacacacagaacccggATAATGAGACCAGCACTGAAACCAGCTCCACCACCATCAGCTCAGTGATGCCCTCTGATGGAGGCCAGTACTGGTGCAGAGCTGGAAGAGGAAACccagtctactacacacactacagtgaTGCACTCTGGGTAAACGTTACTG GTGTGTCTTCTCTAGTCTCTCTGATCATCAGTCCCAACAGAAGTCAACACTTCAGtggtcactctctctcactgagCTGTGAGGACCAGAGTCACTCTACTGCATGGACAGTCATGAAATACACACAGAACAGGAGTGTGTCAGATTGTTCATCAGGCTGGGGATCAGTTACAGGATCTACATGCACCATCAGCTCTCTCTCCATATCCCACACTGGAGTCTACTGGTGTCAGTCTGAATCTGCAGGGAGCAATAATGCTGTCAACATCACAGTGCATG ATGGTGATGTGATCCTGGACAGTCCTGTCCACCCCGTGACTGAGGGAGATTCTCTCACTCTACGATGTTTATGCAGCCAGACACCTTCAAACCTCACAGCGTCCTTCTATAAAGATGGATCACCCTTTCAGACTCAGACCACAGGACAGATAACCATCCGTGCTGTCTCAAAATCAGACGAGGGTCTCTACTACTGTAAATACCCAGAGGGTGGAGAGTCTCCACACAGCTGGGTCTCAGTCAGAG GTTCTGGGTCCAGTGATGTACCAGTTGGATTGATCGTGGGACTCTGTTTAACCCTGTTGTTCATTATCTTACTTATCTTACTCTGGAGCTTTAAGAAGAACAAAG GTTCAGGATCTCCGTCTCCCCCTACTGGACGTCAGCAGAACACTAGCCAGAGCTGCTCTGGGCCTGGGAGTTCTCTTTCAGGACCTTCACTGTTACAGCCAG GCAGCGATCATGTTTATGCCAATGTTGGTAATAGGATTTCAG ATAACACATCAACTGGACCACTGGATGGAACATATGCCCTGATTGAGCTGAAAAACTTCAGACGTCACAGTAGAG ATGATGGTGCAGGACCCAGCGATGTGATTTATGCTGAAATTGAAATACAAACAG aTAATGCAGGACCCAGTGTGGTGACTTATGCTGATATTGAAGTAAAAGCCAAGAAGAAACCAAAACGAAcag GGAAGACCAGAGAGGCCAGTGGGGGTGCGTGTACACTGTACTCAGAACTGACACAGACATCAGCTAATG GTCTCTAA
- the LOC143474512 gene encoding basement membrane-specific heparan sulfate proteoglycan core protein-like isoform X5, whose translation MMCRARMYYRLLVLVICNVQAQERPTAVASIDPDPQVFVGETVTLTCDIKGGGVYRWRYSWNEEGSKSIVSDAQVYRISYVTASHAGKYTCTVTETGGSRYSHTSDAVTLTVSDKPTATVSVSPQSSVYTGDTVTLNCEVHPYVGWTYQLYWYRSDAPLTTWTEIAKNTKTISQKAIALGSIKYACMAHRGNFSTYYRDVEITVTERPTAVASIKPDTQVFVGETVTLTCDIKGGDVYWWWYSWKKEGSYGVVSVAQVYRISDVTESHTGKYTCRGTEDGGSRYSHTSDAVTLTVSERPTAVASIEPDPQVFDGETVTLTCDIKGGGDTRWQYSWMKRGSDSLVSSVQEYTISYVTESDTGKYTCRGTFAGGSRYSHTSDAVTLTVSERPTAVASIKPDSHVFVGETVTLRCTIDGGGATRWQYSWNEEGSYRHVHSSQVFTVSPVTKSHAGKYTCSRTFEGGSRYSHTSNAVTLTVSDKPTATVSVSPQSSVYTGDTVTLNCEVHPYVGWTFQLYWYRSYAPLTMWTEIAKNTKTINQKAIALGSIKYACMAQRGNFSTYYRDVEITVTERPTAVVSIKPGPQVFVGETVTLTCDIKGGDVYWWWYSWKKEGSYGVVSIDQEYRISYVRKAHTGKYTCNGTEDGGSRYSHTSAAVTLTVSERPTAVASIDPDPQVFVGETVTLTCDIKGGGATRWQYSWMKDSPASLVSHEQVYTVNDVKDYHTGKYTCRGTFAGGSRYSHTSDAVTLTVSAVKPKPELTSSLQGAALIGNPVTLYCKLEQSAGWRFYWSKHTQNPDNETSTETSSTTISSVMPSDGGQYWCRAGRGNPVYYTHYSDALWVNVTGVSSLVSLIISPNRSQHFSGHSLSLSCEDQSHSTAWTVMKYTQNRSVSDCSSGWGSVTGSTCTISSLSISHTGVYWCQSESAGSNNAVNITVHDGDVILDSPVHPVTEGDSLTLRCLCSQTPSNLTASFYKDGSPFQTQTTGQITIRAVSKSDEGLYYCKYPEGGESPHSWVSVRGSGSSDVPVGLIVGLCLTLLFIILLILLWSFKKNKGSGSPSPPTGRQQNTSQSCSGPGSSLSGPSLLQPGSDHVYANVGNRISADNTSTGPLDGTYALIELKNFRRHSRDDGAGPSDVIYAEIEIQTDNAGPSVVTYADIEVKAKKKPKRTGKTREASGGACTLYSELTQTSANGL comes from the exons ATGATGTGTAGGGCTCGGATGTACTACAGAT TGCTGGTCCTGGTCATCTGCAATGTACAAGCTCAAG aaagaccaacagcAGTGGCCTCCATAGATCCTGATCCACAGGTATTTGTGGGAGAGACTGTCACTCTCACATGTGACATAAAGGGAGGAGGTGTTTACCGGTGGCGGTACAGCTGGAATGAAGAGGGATCAAAAAGTATTGTGAGCGATGCTCAGGTGTACAGAATCAGTTATGTTACAGCATCTCATGCAGGTAAATACACCTGTACAGTAACAGAGACAGGAGGATCCCGCTACTCCCACACCAGTGATGCTGTTACACTGACTGTATCAG ATAAACCTACAGCAACCGTGAGTGTGAGTCCTCAAAGTTCTGTCTACACTGGAGACACTGTTACTCTGAACTGTGAGGTGCATCCGTATGTTGGATGGACATATCAACTGTATTGGTACAGAAGTGATGCACCTCTCACAACGTGGACTGAGATAgctaaaaacacaaaaacaataaGTCAGAAAGCAATTGCCTTAGGAAGTATCAAGTATGCTTGCATGGCGCACAGGGGAAACTTCTCCACATATTACAGAGATGTAGAGATCACAGTAACAG aaagaccaacagcTGTGGCCTCCATAAAGCCTGATACACAGGTATTTGTGGGAGAGACTGTCACTCTCACATGTGACATAAAGGGAGGAGATGTCTACTGGTGGTGGTACAGCTGGAAGAAAGAGGGATCATATGGTGTTGTAAGCGTTGCTCAGGTGTACAGAATCAGTGATGTTACAGAGTCACATACAGGTAAATACACCTGTAGAGGAACAGAGGATGGAGGATCCCGCTACTCCCACACCAGTGATGCTGTTACACTGACTGTATCAG aaagaccaacagcTGTGGCCTCCATAGAGCCTGATCCACAGGTATTTGATGGAGAGACTGTCACTCTCACATGTGACATAAAGGGAGGAGGTgacactaggtggcagtacagctGGATGAAAAGGGGATCAGACAGTCTTGTGAGCAGTGTTCAGGAGTACACAATCAGTTATGTTACAGAGTCTGATACAGGTAAATACACCTGTAGAGGAACATTTGCAGGAGGATCCCGCTACTCCCACACCAGTGATGCTGTTACACTGACTGTATCAG AAAGACCAACAGCTGTGGCCTCCATAAAGCCTGATTCACATGTATTTGTGGGAGAGACTGTCACTCTCAGATGTACCATAGATGGAGGAGgtgccactaggtggcagtacagctGGAATGAAGAGGGATCATACAGACATGTCCACAGTAGTCAGGTGTTCACAGTAAGTCCTGTTACAAAGTCTCATGCAGGTAAATACACCTGTAGTAGAACATTTGAAGGAGGATCCCGCTACTCCCACACCAGTAATGCTGTTACACTGACTGTATCAG ATAAACCTACAGCAACCGTGAGTGTGAGTCCTCAAAGTTCTGTCTACACTGGAGACACTGTTACTCTGAACTGTGAGGTGCATCCGTATGTTGGATGGACATTTCAACTGTATTGGTACAGAAGTTATGCACCTCTCACAATGTGGACTGAGATAgctaaaaacacaaaaacaataaATCAGAAAGCAATTGCCTTAGGAAGTATCAAGTATGCTTGCATGGCGCAGAGGGGAAACTTCTCCACATATTACAGAGATGTAGAGATCACAGTAACAG AAAGACCAACAGCTGTGGTCTCTATAAAGCCTGGTCCACAGGTATTTGTGGGAGAGACTGTCACTCTCACATGTGACATAAAGGGAGGAGATGTCTACTGGTGGTGGTACAGCTGGAAGAAAGAGGGATCATACGGTGTTGTAAGCATTGATCAGGAGTACAGAATCAGTTATGTTAGAAAGGCTCATACAGGTAAATACACCTGTAATGGAACAGAGGATGGAGGATCCCGCTACTCCCACACCAGTGCTGCTGTTACACTGACTGTATCAG aaagaccaacagcTGTGGCCTCCATAGATCCTGATCCACAGGTATTTGTGGGAGAGACTGTCACTCTCACATGTGACATAAAGGGAGGAGgtgccactaggtggcagtacagctGGATGAAAGACAGTCCAGCCAGTCTCGTCAGCCATGAACAGGTGTACACAGTCAATGATGTTAAAGATTATCATACAGGTAAATACACCTGTAGAGGAACATTTGCAGGAGGATCCCGCTACTCCCACACCAGTGATGCTGTTACACTGACTGTATCAG CAGTGAAACCTAAACCTGAACTCACATCCAGCCTTCAAGGAGCTGCACTGATAGGAAACCCAGTGACTCTGTACTGTAAGCTGGAGCAGTCTGCTGGGTGGAGGTTTTACtggtccaaacacacacagaacccggATAATGAGACCAGCACTGAAACCAGCTCCACCACCATCAGCTCAGTGATGCCCTCTGATGGAGGCCAGTACTGGTGCAGAGCTGGAAGAGGAAACccagtctactacacacactacagtgaTGCACTCTGGGTAAACGTTACTG GTGTGTCTTCTCTAGTCTCTCTGATCATCAGTCCCAACAGAAGTCAACACTTCAGtggtcactctctctcactgagCTGTGAGGACCAGAGTCACTCTACTGCATGGACAGTCATGAAATACACACAGAACAGGAGTGTGTCAGATTGTTCATCAGGCTGGGGATCAGTTACAGGATCTACATGCACCATCAGCTCTCTCTCCATATCCCACACTGGAGTCTACTGGTGTCAGTCTGAATCTGCAGGGAGCAATAATGCTGTCAACATCACAGTGCATG ATGGTGATGTGATCCTGGACAGTCCTGTCCACCCCGTGACTGAGGGAGATTCTCTCACTCTACGATGTTTATGCAGCCAGACACCTTCAAACCTCACAGCGTCCTTCTATAAAGATGGATCACCCTTTCAGACTCAGACCACAGGACAGATAACCATCCGTGCTGTCTCAAAATCAGACGAGGGTCTCTACTACTGTAAATACCCAGAGGGTGGAGAGTCTCCACACAGCTGGGTCTCAGTCAGAG GTTCTGGGTCCAGTGATGTACCAGTTGGATTGATCGTGGGACTCTGTTTAACCCTGTTGTTCATTATCTTACTTATCTTACTCTGGAGCTTTAAGAAGAACAAAG GTTCAGGATCTCCGTCTCCCCCTACTGGACGTCAGCAGAACACTAGCCAGAGCTGCTCTGGGCCTGGGAGTTCTCTTTCAGGACCTTCACTGTTACAGCCAG GCAGCGATCATGTTTATGCCAATGTTGGTAATAGGATTTCAG CAGATAACACATCAACTGGACCACTGGATGGAACATATGCCCTGATTGAGCTGAAAAACTTCAGACGTCACAGTAGAG ATGATGGTGCAGGACCCAGCGATGTGATTTATGCTGAAATTGAAATACAAACAG aTAATGCAGGACCCAGTGTGGTGACTTATGCTGATATTGAAGTAAAAGCCAAGAAGAAACCAAAACGAAcag GGAAGACCAGAGAGGCCAGTGGGGGTGCGTGTACACTGTACTCAGAACTGACACAGACATCAGCTAATG GTCTCTAA